A region from the Cannabis sativa cultivar Pink pepper isolate KNU-18-1 chromosome 9, ASM2916894v1, whole genome shotgun sequence genome encodes:
- the LOC133031390 gene encoding uncharacterized protein LOC133031390 — MFISDRHQSIEHAVDVVFPEACHCACFKHITMNVVHKFKTDVCNQQIWLAACAWNKTECDRHFEVLKQMDPAIATYVEQIGFEKWARPYYPGDRYNIMTSNAAESFNKVTEEFRKYPVTILVDFIRFTLQNWFASRLEKASKCATPLATTFENDLKDQHKDGMFRSVLRNGAQLFNVGTSPQGERGGDVNLVERTCTCGLFQTLKIPCPHACAAAVSQNVSVYTLCSPYYTKETWKKIYDATINIVGEEDEWVLPEHIKNIRIGVPVEKKPVGRPRKSNAGRRPTKRRPSSGQVVVEPRHCSLCHGSGHNRATCKARV, encoded by the coding sequence ATGTTCAtatcggataggcatcaaagcattgaacatGCTGTTGATGTTGTTTTCCCAGAAGCATGCCACTGTGCATGCTTCAAGCATATTACTATGAATGTCGTTCACAAGTTTAAGACTGATGTATGCAACCAGCAAATATGGCTTGCAGCTTGCGCATGGAACAAGACGGAATGTGATAGGCATTTTGAGGTGCTGAAACAGATGGACCCTGCCATTGCTACATACGTTGAGCAAATAGGGTTTGAAAAGTGGGCTCGTCCTTATTATCCAGGCGATCGGTACAACATAATGACAAGCAACGCTGCCGAAAGCTTCAACAAGGTGACAGAAGAATTCAGAAAATATCCAGTAACTATATTGGTTGACTTCATCAGGTTCACACTTCAAAATTGGTTTGCTTCTCGTCTCGAAAAGGCTAGTAAGTGCGCTACTCCTTTGGCTACTACTTTTGAAAATGATTTAAAGGATCAACATAAAGATGGTATGTTCAGGAGTGTCCTTCGTAATGGTGCCCAATTGTTCAACGTTGGTACGAGTCCTCAAGGTGagagaggtggtgatgtgaactTAGTGGAGAGAACATGCACTTGCGGACTTTTCCAAACGCTCAAAATTCCTTGTCCCCATGCATGTGCCGCAGCAGTTAGTCAGAATGTGAGCGTGTACACACTTTGCTCTCCATATTACACTAAAGAAACGTGGAAGAAGATCTACGATGCCACAATTAATATTGTTGGCGAGGAGGATGAGTGGGTACTACCGGAACATATCAAGAACATAAGAATCGGGGTACCAGTGGAGAAAAAACCAGTAGGTCGGCCTAGGAAGAGCAATGCAGGTAGAAGACCGACGAAGCGTCGACCGTCTAGTGGTCAGGTGGTAGTGGAACCTCGTCATTGTTCGCTATGTCACGGTTCAGGGCACAACAGAGCTACATGCAAAGCTCGAGTTTGA